In Vagococcus hydrophili, one DNA window encodes the following:
- a CDS encoding TetR-like C-terminal domain-containing protein: protein MAKQYTKKLIHDTFIKMLNEEPLKRITVKDLALACEINRNAFYYYYADIYELLSEIFETNIQLVVDEFNESNSWEDSFLKATDFALANKKAIYHVYDSMQKEELVHFIFEISGNMMKAYVKCVNQEIQAPEADQEYIAYFYQCALTGMVVKWLQSGMKEEPKEVISRIGFLFDGNIEISLKRAIDK from the coding sequence ATGGCTAAACAATATACTAAAAAATTGATCCACGATACGTTTATTAAAATGTTGAATGAAGAACCTTTAAAGAGAATCACAGTGAAAGATTTAGCCTTAGCTTGTGAGATTAATCGAAATGCTTTTTATTATTATTACGCTGATATTTATGAGTTACTGTCTGAGATTTTTGAGACGAATATTCAACTAGTTGTGGATGAATTTAATGAGTCTAATTCATGGGAAGATAGTTTTCTTAAAGCGACTGATTTTGCTTTGGCCAATAAAAAAGCTATCTATCACGTGTATGATTCTATGCAGAAAGAAGAATTAGTTCATTTTATTTTTGAAATCTCAGGAAACATGATGAAAGCTTACGTGAAATGTGTCAATCAAGAAATCCAAGCACCAGAAGCAGACCAAGAATATATCGCTTATTTTTATCAATGTGCCTTAACTGGTATGGTGGTGAAGTGGCTCCAATCTGGGATGAAAGAGGAGCCTAAAGAAGTTATTAGTCGTATTGGTTTCTTATTTGATGGGAATATTGAGATTTCATTGAAGCGAGCAATCGATAAATAA
- a CDS encoding oleate hydratase: MELKTYDPRLTLTNGSYHALVNARKPEGIEEKQAFLIGTGIASLAAGCFLIRDAHMDGSKITFLEQLDKAGGSLDGDVRQNAGYVARGGREMGHHFEVLWSLFSSLPSTEDPNMSVLDHFYYTNYDDPNYSNCRITENRGERYDNAKFNLGQDLAKELASFVMMRDEVLENKTIEDIFSKELLASDFWLYWQTMFAFENWHSALEMKLYMNRFIHHVDGLPDLSALQFSKHDQYTSFVLPMVKYLEDHGAKFEYGITVDNVIFDINEQHKVAKKIVATNSKGEDASINLTEKDLVFITNGSITEASGYGDDNTAAPFNRELMGCWNLWQNIAEQSEEFGKPEKFNFDLEQSNWESCTVTCHNDRVPKYIEKITKRSPYGGKTVTGGIVTAKDSSWLLSWTINRQEQYIGQPKEDVIVWVYGLFSDIEGDYIKKAMRDCTGKEITKEWLYHIGVPVGEIDELAETCTAVPVMMPYITAQFMPREQGDRPFVVPSRAVNFAFLGQFAETLDKPGRDTVFTIEYSGRTAMEAVYVLTGVEKGVPEVFNSRYDIRYLLFGGMSLLDGEKPDIKIPALTKHKLMKKMKNSEIEALLEEFGLL, from the coding sequence ATGGAACTTAAAACTTATGATCCAAGATTAACTTTAACCAATGGTAGCTATCATGCACTAGTAAATGCTAGAAAACCAGAAGGCATTGAAGAAAAACAAGCCTTTTTAATCGGTACAGGAATTGCATCTTTAGCAGCAGGATGTTTTTTAATTAGAGATGCTCATATGGATGGTAGCAAGATTACCTTTTTAGAACAATTAGATAAAGCAGGCGGTTCATTAGATGGCGACGTTAGACAAAATGCTGGCTACGTTGCTCGTGGTGGACGTGAAATGGGCCATCATTTTGAAGTGCTTTGGAGTTTATTTAGTTCACTCCCTTCAACTGAAGATCCTAATATGAGTGTTTTAGACCATTTTTATTATACAAACTATGATGATCCAAACTATAGTAACTGTCGGATTACGGAAAATCGTGGTGAGCGATATGACAATGCTAAATTTAATTTAGGTCAAGATTTAGCAAAAGAATTAGCTAGTTTTGTTATGATGCGAGATGAAGTATTAGAAAATAAAACCATTGAAGATATTTTTTCAAAAGAATTATTAGCAAGTGATTTCTGGTTATATTGGCAAACCATGTTTGCTTTTGAAAACTGGCATAGTGCATTAGAAATGAAACTATACATGAATCGTTTCATTCATCATGTGGATGGATTACCAGATTTATCTGCTCTTCAATTTTCAAAACACGATCAATATACTTCATTTGTCTTACCAATGGTGAAATATTTAGAAGACCACGGTGCTAAATTTGAATATGGAATCACTGTAGATAACGTGATTTTTGATATCAATGAACAACATAAAGTGGCTAAAAAAATTGTGGCAACTAATTCAAAAGGGGAAGATGCTTCCATTAATTTAACTGAAAAAGATTTAGTTTTTATCACGAATGGCTCAATCACCGAAGCTTCTGGTTATGGGGATGACAATACAGCGGCGCCATTTAATCGTGAATTAATGGGTTGTTGGAACTTGTGGCAAAATATTGCGGAACAATCTGAAGAATTTGGGAAACCAGAGAAATTTAATTTTGATTTAGAACAATCTAATTGGGAATCTTGTACGGTGACTTGTCATAATGACCGTGTTCCTAAATACATCGAAAAAATTACAAAACGTTCTCCTTATGGTGGAAAAACAGTAACTGGTGGGATTGTCACAGCCAAAGATTCTTCTTGGTTATTAAGTTGGACAATCAATCGTCAAGAGCAATACATTGGTCAACCTAAGGAAGATGTGATTGTTTGGGTTTATGGTCTGTTTTCTGATATTGAGGGAGATTATATTAAAAAAGCAATGCGCGACTGTACAGGGAAAGAAATCACCAAAGAATGGTTATATCATATTGGTGTTCCTGTAGGTGAAATTGATGAATTAGCTGAAACATGTACAGCAGTACCAGTTATGATGCCTTACATTACAGCACAATTTATGCCAAGAGAACAAGGTGATCGTCCATTTGTTGTACCAAGTAGAGCAGTTAATTTTGCTTTCTTGGGACAATTCGCAGAAACCTTAGATAAACCTGGTCGCGATACAGTATTTACGATTGAGTACTCTGGACGTACTGCCATGGAAGCTGTTTATGTTTTAACAGGTGTAGAAAAAGGTGTACCAGAAGTATTCAATTCAAGATATGATATTCGTTACTTATTATTTGGTGGCATGAGTCTGTTAGACGGGGAAAAACCTGACATAAAAATCCCCGCCTTAACTAAGCATAAATTAATGAAAAAAATGAAAAATAGTGAAATAGAAGCATTATTGGAAGAATTTGGATTGTTATAA
- a CDS encoding trans-sulfuration enzyme family protein, with protein sequence MKDNTKLIHGYPVVDHFTGAASIPKYQTSTFNQADVFEKQAYSYTRFGNPTVSALEEGFATLEGGKYGFAFSSGMSAISTVLMMMDAGNHMIVPKEVYGGTCQFVKDILPSFHITSSFVDYTKIEDVEKAILPNTRVLYIETPSNPLLKISNIKALVALAKKHELVTIMDNTFMTPLYQKPLDLGVDIVIESATKFLNGHSDVLAGMVCLNDEKMAEQLRIYQKSFGAILGVEDAWLILRGMKTMGIRMEKSCENAQVIAEFLENHSKVEKVFYPGLKSHPDHQIHFEQAKNGGAVLSFELGSEENVHTFTQHLNLPIIAVSLGGVESIVSYPRTMSHACISEEERLKQGVTPGLLRLSCGIEDTEDLLEDIEQALSYL encoded by the coding sequence ATGAAAGACAATACAAAATTAATACATGGCTATCCTGTGGTAGATCATTTTACAGGGGCGGCCTCAATTCCTAAGTACCAAACATCAACATTTAATCAAGCCGATGTGTTTGAAAAACAAGCGTATAGTTATACAAGATTTGGTAATCCAACTGTTTCTGCCTTAGAAGAAGGTTTTGCGACTTTAGAAGGTGGTAAGTATGGGTTTGCTTTTTCATCAGGAATGTCAGCTATTTCCACTGTTTTAATGATGATGGATGCTGGAAATCATATGATTGTACCAAAAGAAGTATACGGGGGAACGTGCCAATTTGTAAAAGATATTTTACCAAGTTTTCATATTACTTCGTCGTTTGTAGACTATACTAAAATTGAAGATGTGGAAAAAGCGATTTTACCTAATACACGGGTTCTATATATAGAAACACCATCCAACCCGCTATTAAAAATATCAAATATAAAAGCCTTGGTTGCTTTAGCAAAAAAACATGAGTTAGTGACAATTATGGATAATACGTTTATGACGCCACTTTATCAAAAACCTCTTGATTTAGGCGTGGATATTGTCATTGAAAGTGCCACAAAATTCTTAAATGGACACAGTGATGTGCTTGCTGGAATGGTCTGTTTAAATGATGAAAAAATGGCGGAACAATTACGAATTTATCAAAAATCATTTGGCGCTATTTTAGGTGTTGAGGATGCTTGGTTAATCTTAAGAGGAATGAAAACAATGGGGATTCGAATGGAGAAAAGTTGTGAGAATGCCCAAGTGATTGCCGAATTTTTAGAAAATCATTCAAAAGTTGAAAAAGTATTTTACCCTGGATTAAAGAGTCATCCAGATCATCAAATTCATTTTGAACAAGCTAAAAATGGTGGGGCGGTTCTCTCTTTTGAGTTAGGTAGTGAAGAAAATGTCCATACTTTTACTCAACATTTGAACTTACCGATTATTGCGGTAAGTTTAGGTGGGGTTGAATCGATTGTTTCATACCCACGGACTATGTCTCATGCCTGTATCTCTGAGGAAGAGCGTTTAAAACAAGGAGTGACACCTGGTTTGTTACGTTTATCATGTGGTATTGAGGATACAGAAGATTTATTAGAAGATATCGAACAAGCTTTAAGTTATTTGTAG
- a CDS encoding ABC transporter ATP-binding protein encodes MITFENVQKRYGTKEALKDLTLTIQEGKIFGFLGHNGAGKSTTIKSLVSIIMPTSGEITVDGKSLKEHRLEIKKRIGYVPDTPNMFLQLTAMEYWNLVAAAFDLTETEKNQQINKLASLFEIRQQVNNEIDSFSHGMRQKVIVIGALLSNPDIWILDEPMQGLDPQAAFDLKQLMREHADQGNTVIFSTHNLDTAEQLCDELAILKKGELIYNGSVEDLLKEHPEESLETIYLEMAGRKQEEKELNVDDSI; translated from the coding sequence ATGATTACATTCGAAAATGTACAAAAAAGATATGGGACAAAGGAAGCGTTAAAAGATTTAACATTAACGATACAAGAGGGAAAAATATTTGGTTTTTTAGGTCACAATGGGGCAGGTAAATCGACAACAATTAAAAGTCTGGTAAGTATTATTATGCCAACATCTGGGGAGATTACCGTCGATGGTAAGTCGTTGAAAGAACATCGTTTAGAAATTAAGAAAAGAATAGGATATGTTCCTGATACACCGAATATGTTTTTACAACTAACGGCAATGGAGTATTGGAACTTAGTCGCTGCAGCTTTTGATTTAACCGAGACAGAAAAAAATCAGCAAATAAATAAACTAGCTTCACTTTTTGAAATTAGACAGCAAGTGAATAATGAAATCGATAGTTTCTCACATGGAATGAGACAAAAAGTGATTGTTATTGGGGCTCTTTTATCTAATCCAGATATTTGGATTTTAGATGAACCGATGCAAGGATTGGATCCTCAAGCGGCTTTTGATTTAAAACAACTTATGAGGGAACATGCAGATCAAGGAAATACGGTTATTTTCTCGACACATAATTTAGACACAGCTGAGCAGTTATGTGATGAGTTGGCGATCTTGAAGAAAGGTGAACTGATTTATAATGGCTCTGTTGAAGACTTGTTGAAAGAGCATCCCGAGGAATCGCTTGAAACAATTTATTTAGAGATGGCTGGACGTAAACAAGAGGAAAAGGAGTTGAATGTTGATGACTCCATTTAA